The Rhododendron vialii isolate Sample 1 chromosome 8a, ASM3025357v1 genome has a window encoding:
- the LOC131335336 gene encoding probable WRKY transcription factor 40 isoform X2 produces the protein MAYFSLLDTSQLDLNANPMSLTDEVPVCEASIIIKEVVQTNFLGLGRKNAVKEEVSALEEELNRVNEENKKLTEKLTVVCENYNTLRSHLVDYMNKNPVGADQAQTVGKKRKAESSITTNNGGKNNNNGGNTNVNSDQSSSSDEDSLSNKKPRVREEEHVKVKTSRVYVRTEASDTSLVVKDGYQWRKYGQKVTRDNPSPRAYFKCSFAPTCPVKKKVQRSIEDQSILVATYEGEHNHSHPSRVEAASSSNLCVTLGSSPPRPPSLASSGPTITLDLTKPNTNTDSKIPNPAVSSQEFQQFLVEQMASSLTKDPSFKAAVAAAISGRFLQHNQTEKW, from the exons ATGGCATATTTCAGTTTGTTGGACACTTCCCAGCTGGATCTTAATGCAAATCCTATGAGCCTTACGGATGAAGTTCCGGTATGTGAAGCTTCAATAATA ATTAAAGAGGTGGTGCAAACCAATTTCCTTGGGTTGGGAAGGAAGAATGCAGTCAAAGAAGAG GTTAGTGCTCTAGAAGAGGAATTGAACAGGGTGAATGAGGAAAACAAGAAGCTGACAGAGAAGTTGACAGTGGTGTGTGAGAATTACAATACTTTGAGGAGCCATTTGGTGGATTACATGAACAAGAATCCTGTTGGGGCAGATCAGGCCCAGACGGtggggaagaagaggaaggcAGAGAGCTCAATCACCACCAACAATGGtggaaaaaacaacaacaatggAGGAAATACTAATGTCAATTCAGATCAGAGTAGTTCGAGTGATGAAGATTCTTTAAGCAATAAGaagcctagggttagggaagaagAACATGTCAAGGTGAAAACTTCAAGGGTTTATGTGAGAACTGAAGCCTCTGATACTAGCCTT GTGGTGAAAGATGGGTACCAATGGAGGAAATATGGGCAGAAGGTCACTAGAGACAATCCTTCCCCAAGAGCTTACTTCAAATGCTCTTTTGCTCCAACCTGCCCGGTCAAGAAGAAG GTGCAAAGAAGCATTGAAGATCAATCCATTTTAGTTGCAACATATGAAGGAGAGCATAACCATTCACACCCTTCAAGAGTTGAGGCTGCGTCGAGCTCAAACCTCTGTGTGACACTCGGCTCATCACCCCCTCGCCCGCCTTCGCTCGCCTCATCTGGACCAACCATCACCCTTGACCTCACAAAACCTAATACAAACACCGATTCGAAAATTCCAAACCCAGCGGTCAGTTCACAGGAATTTCAGCAGTTTTTGGTTGAACAAATGGCTTCTTCCTTGACGAAAGATCCCAGTTTCAAAGCTGCGGTGGCAGCCGCCATTTCCGGAAGGTTTCTTCAACATAATCAGACAGAGAAATGGTGA
- the LOC131335336 gene encoding probable WRKY transcription factor 40 isoform X3 has protein sequence MAYFSLLDTSQLDLNANPMSLTDEVPIKEVVQTNFLGLGRKNAVKEEVSALEEELNRVNEENKKLTEKLTVVCENYNTLRSHLVDYMNKNPVGADQAQTVGKKRKAESSITTNNGGKNNNNGGNTNVNSDQSSSSDEDSLSNKKPRVREEEHVKVKTSRVYVRTEASDTSLQVVKDGYQWRKYGQKVTRDNPSPRAYFKCSFAPTCPVKKKVQRSIEDQSILVATYEGEHNHSHPSRVEAASSSNLCVTLGSSPPRPPSLASSGPTITLDLTKPNTNTDSKIPNPAVSSQEFQQFLVEQMASSLTKDPSFKAAVAAAISGRFLQHNQTEKW, from the exons ATGGCATATTTCAGTTTGTTGGACACTTCCCAGCTGGATCTTAATGCAAATCCTATGAGCCTTACGGATGAAGTTCCG ATTAAAGAGGTGGTGCAAACCAATTTCCTTGGGTTGGGAAGGAAGAATGCAGTCAAAGAAGAG GTTAGTGCTCTAGAAGAGGAATTGAACAGGGTGAATGAGGAAAACAAGAAGCTGACAGAGAAGTTGACAGTGGTGTGTGAGAATTACAATACTTTGAGGAGCCATTTGGTGGATTACATGAACAAGAATCCTGTTGGGGCAGATCAGGCCCAGACGGtggggaagaagaggaaggcAGAGAGCTCAATCACCACCAACAATGGtggaaaaaacaacaacaatggAGGAAATACTAATGTCAATTCAGATCAGAGTAGTTCGAGTGATGAAGATTCTTTAAGCAATAAGaagcctagggttagggaagaagAACATGTCAAGGTGAAAACTTCAAGGGTTTATGTGAGAACTGAAGCCTCTGATACTAGCCTT CAGGTGGTGAAAGATGGGTACCAATGGAGGAAATATGGGCAGAAGGTCACTAGAGACAATCCTTCCCCAAGAGCTTACTTCAAATGCTCTTTTGCTCCAACCTGCCCGGTCAAGAAGAAG GTGCAAAGAAGCATTGAAGATCAATCCATTTTAGTTGCAACATATGAAGGAGAGCATAACCATTCACACCCTTCAAGAGTTGAGGCTGCGTCGAGCTCAAACCTCTGTGTGACACTCGGCTCATCACCCCCTCGCCCGCCTTCGCTCGCCTCATCTGGACCAACCATCACCCTTGACCTCACAAAACCTAATACAAACACCGATTCGAAAATTCCAAACCCAGCGGTCAGTTCACAGGAATTTCAGCAGTTTTTGGTTGAACAAATGGCTTCTTCCTTGACGAAAGATCCCAGTTTCAAAGCTGCGGTGGCAGCCGCCATTTCCGGAAGGTTTCTTCAACATAATCAGACAGAGAAATGGTGA
- the LOC131335336 gene encoding probable WRKY transcription factor 40 isoform X1 produces MAYFSLLDTSQLDLNANPMSLTDEVPVCEASIIIKEVVQTNFLGLGRKNAVKEEVSALEEELNRVNEENKKLTEKLTVVCENYNTLRSHLVDYMNKNPVGADQAQTVGKKRKAESSITTNNGGKNNNNGGNTNVNSDQSSSSDEDSLSNKKPRVREEEHVKVKTSRVYVRTEASDTSLQVVKDGYQWRKYGQKVTRDNPSPRAYFKCSFAPTCPVKKKVQRSIEDQSILVATYEGEHNHSHPSRVEAASSSNLCVTLGSSPPRPPSLASSGPTITLDLTKPNTNTDSKIPNPAVSSQEFQQFLVEQMASSLTKDPSFKAAVAAAISGRFLQHNQTEKW; encoded by the exons ATGGCATATTTCAGTTTGTTGGACACTTCCCAGCTGGATCTTAATGCAAATCCTATGAGCCTTACGGATGAAGTTCCGGTATGTGAAGCTTCAATAATA ATTAAAGAGGTGGTGCAAACCAATTTCCTTGGGTTGGGAAGGAAGAATGCAGTCAAAGAAGAG GTTAGTGCTCTAGAAGAGGAATTGAACAGGGTGAATGAGGAAAACAAGAAGCTGACAGAGAAGTTGACAGTGGTGTGTGAGAATTACAATACTTTGAGGAGCCATTTGGTGGATTACATGAACAAGAATCCTGTTGGGGCAGATCAGGCCCAGACGGtggggaagaagaggaaggcAGAGAGCTCAATCACCACCAACAATGGtggaaaaaacaacaacaatggAGGAAATACTAATGTCAATTCAGATCAGAGTAGTTCGAGTGATGAAGATTCTTTAAGCAATAAGaagcctagggttagggaagaagAACATGTCAAGGTGAAAACTTCAAGGGTTTATGTGAGAACTGAAGCCTCTGATACTAGCCTT CAGGTGGTGAAAGATGGGTACCAATGGAGGAAATATGGGCAGAAGGTCACTAGAGACAATCCTTCCCCAAGAGCTTACTTCAAATGCTCTTTTGCTCCAACCTGCCCGGTCAAGAAGAAG GTGCAAAGAAGCATTGAAGATCAATCCATTTTAGTTGCAACATATGAAGGAGAGCATAACCATTCACACCCTTCAAGAGTTGAGGCTGCGTCGAGCTCAAACCTCTGTGTGACACTCGGCTCATCACCCCCTCGCCCGCCTTCGCTCGCCTCATCTGGACCAACCATCACCCTTGACCTCACAAAACCTAATACAAACACCGATTCGAAAATTCCAAACCCAGCGGTCAGTTCACAGGAATTTCAGCAGTTTTTGGTTGAACAAATGGCTTCTTCCTTGACGAAAGATCCCAGTTTCAAAGCTGCGGTGGCAGCCGCCATTTCCGGAAGGTTTCTTCAACATAATCAGACAGAGAAATGGTGA
- the LOC131335336 gene encoding probable WRKY transcription factor 40 isoform X4, which yields MAYFSLLDTSQLDLNANPMSLTDEVPIKEVVQTNFLGLGRKNAVKEEVSALEEELNRVNEENKKLTEKLTVVCENYNTLRSHLVDYMNKNPVGADQAQTVGKKRKAESSITTNNGGKNNNNGGNTNVNSDQSSSSDEDSLSNKKPRVREEEHVKVKTSRVYVRTEASDTSLVVKDGYQWRKYGQKVTRDNPSPRAYFKCSFAPTCPVKKKVQRSIEDQSILVATYEGEHNHSHPSRVEAASSSNLCVTLGSSPPRPPSLASSGPTITLDLTKPNTNTDSKIPNPAVSSQEFQQFLVEQMASSLTKDPSFKAAVAAAISGRFLQHNQTEKW from the exons ATGGCATATTTCAGTTTGTTGGACACTTCCCAGCTGGATCTTAATGCAAATCCTATGAGCCTTACGGATGAAGTTCCG ATTAAAGAGGTGGTGCAAACCAATTTCCTTGGGTTGGGAAGGAAGAATGCAGTCAAAGAAGAG GTTAGTGCTCTAGAAGAGGAATTGAACAGGGTGAATGAGGAAAACAAGAAGCTGACAGAGAAGTTGACAGTGGTGTGTGAGAATTACAATACTTTGAGGAGCCATTTGGTGGATTACATGAACAAGAATCCTGTTGGGGCAGATCAGGCCCAGACGGtggggaagaagaggaaggcAGAGAGCTCAATCACCACCAACAATGGtggaaaaaacaacaacaatggAGGAAATACTAATGTCAATTCAGATCAGAGTAGTTCGAGTGATGAAGATTCTTTAAGCAATAAGaagcctagggttagggaagaagAACATGTCAAGGTGAAAACTTCAAGGGTTTATGTGAGAACTGAAGCCTCTGATACTAGCCTT GTGGTGAAAGATGGGTACCAATGGAGGAAATATGGGCAGAAGGTCACTAGAGACAATCCTTCCCCAAGAGCTTACTTCAAATGCTCTTTTGCTCCAACCTGCCCGGTCAAGAAGAAG GTGCAAAGAAGCATTGAAGATCAATCCATTTTAGTTGCAACATATGAAGGAGAGCATAACCATTCACACCCTTCAAGAGTTGAGGCTGCGTCGAGCTCAAACCTCTGTGTGACACTCGGCTCATCACCCCCTCGCCCGCCTTCGCTCGCCTCATCTGGACCAACCATCACCCTTGACCTCACAAAACCTAATACAAACACCGATTCGAAAATTCCAAACCCAGCGGTCAGTTCACAGGAATTTCAGCAGTTTTTGGTTGAACAAATGGCTTCTTCCTTGACGAAAGATCCCAGTTTCAAAGCTGCGGTGGCAGCCGCCATTTCCGGAAGGTTTCTTCAACATAATCAGACAGAGAAATGGTGA
- the LOC131335335 gene encoding uncharacterized protein LOC131335335, which translates to MNCGETEARPVLGPAGNKATTRTMETHNNKQVSKPQRKVVEKPPQETTDEAKGKRAPSLPAVHPTQQSPPSILLKSSSLSMNASCSSEASTDSTYSRASTGRMITGRRSGAPATMRVRRRQCGLKSDVGEKVGVGGESEVGDAGDAFPAKKRCAWVTPNTDPCYVSFHDEEWGVPIHDDRKLFELLVLSTALAELTWPAILNKRHMFREVFLDFDPIAVSKLNEKKILTPGSTASSLLSELKLRAIIDNARQMSKVIDEFGSFDNYIWDFVNHKPIVSQFRYPRQVPIKTSKADAISKDLVRRGFRGVGPTVVYSFMQVAGITNDHLISCFRFHDCVAESDPIDKDGTLKAKVEDKQHDDSTELGLARAIDDLDLSVE; encoded by the exons ATGAACTGTGGAGAAACGGAGGCGCGACCGGTCCTCGGGCCGGCGGGGAACAAGGCGACGACAAGGACGATGGAAACTCATAACAACAAGCAGGTGTCGAAACCCCAGAGGAAAGTAGTGGAGAAACCGCCGCAGGAAACCACCGACGAGGCCAAGGGGAAGAGAGCCCCGTCCCTGCCGGCTGTCCACCCGACTCAGCAATCCCCGCCGTCGATCCTGCTGAAGTCGTCGAGCTTGTCGATGAACGCGTCGTGCTCGTCGGAGGCGTCGACGGACTCGACGTACAGCCGGGCCTCGACGGGGAGGATGATAACGGGGAGGAGGAGCGGTGCGCCGGCGACGATGCGGGTTCGGAGGAGGCAATGCGGGTTGAAATCGGATGTGGGCGAGAAGGTTGGGGTGGGTGGTGAGAGTGAGGTGGGGGATGCGGGTGATGCTTTTCCGGCCAAGAAAAGATGTGCTTGGGTGACCCCGAACACAG ATCCGTGTTATGTGTCTTTTCATGACGAAGAATGGGGGGTTCCAATCCATGATGACAG GAAGTTGTTTGAGTTGCTCGTCTTGTCCACTGCTCTGGCTGAACTCACATGGCCTGCTATTCTTAACAAAAGGCACATGTTTAG GGAAGTCTTTCTGGACTTCGACCCAATTGCTGTCTCAAAATTGAATGAGAAGAAGATCTTGACACCAGGAAGCACTGCCAGCTCTCTTCTTTCAGAGTTGAAGCTCCGAGCAATCATCGACAATGCACGGCAAATGTCTAAG GTAATAGACGAATTTGGGTCTTTTGACAACTACATATGGGATTTCGTAAACCACAAGCCCATAGTAAGTCAATTCCGCTATCCACGCCAGGTTCCAATCAAGACATCAAAAGCAGATGCAATAAGCAAAGACCTAGTAAGAAGAGGGTTTCGAGGCGTCGGTCCCACCGTCGTATACTCATTCATGCAAGTTGCTGGAATTACAAATGACCATCTCATCTCATGCTTCAGATTCCACGACTGCGTAGCCGAATCAGATCCAATCGATAAGGATGGAACCCTCAAGGCCAAGGTTGAAGATAAACAACACGACGATTCAACAGAATTGGGACTAGCTAGGGCTATTGATGACTTGGATTTGTCTGTCGAGTAA